A genome region from uncultured Roseibium sp. includes the following:
- a CDS encoding SDR family oxidoreductase yields the protein MSLENKVAIVTGAARGIGYAVAKRFVMDGAKVVIADVDDEAGQSAVEDLSGFGEVIYLHCNVAERLDVRNLVAETLNAFGDIDVLVNNAGVVVGSDFLELEEDDFDRVLSINLKGAFLCSQAVARHMVEKVEDGGAPGAIINMSSINSVVAIPNQIPYCVSKGGINQLTKATSLALAPHGIRVNAIGPGSIMTDMLASVNDDPAARNRILSRTPMLRIGEPSEIAGVAAFLASADASYVTGQTIYADGGRLPLNYTVAVPDED from the coding sequence GTGTCCCTTGAGAACAAGGTCGCCATTGTCACGGGTGCTGCCCGTGGAATTGGCTATGCCGTCGCCAAGCGTTTCGTCATGGATGGAGCCAAAGTCGTCATCGCGGATGTCGACGATGAGGCCGGACAGAGCGCAGTTGAAGACCTGTCGGGCTTCGGCGAGGTGATCTACCTGCATTGCAATGTGGCCGAACGCCTGGACGTGCGCAATCTGGTCGCCGAGACGCTGAATGCGTTCGGCGATATCGATGTTCTGGTGAACAATGCCGGCGTGGTTGTCGGCTCGGATTTCCTGGAACTTGAGGAAGACGATTTCGACCGGGTGCTTTCGATCAACCTGAAGGGGGCGTTCCTGTGCTCTCAGGCGGTTGCCCGGCACATGGTGGAAAAGGTTGAAGATGGCGGTGCGCCGGGGGCGATCATCAACATGTCGTCGATCAACTCCGTCGTCGCTATCCCCAACCAGATTCCCTATTGCGTCTCAAAAGGCGGGATCAACCAGCTGACCAAGGCCACGTCCCTGGCGTTGGCCCCGCATGGTATCCGCGTCAACGCAATCGGTCCCGGCTCGATCATGACGGACATGCTGGCATCGGTGAATGACGATCCGGCCGCCCGGAACCGGATCCTGTCGCGCACGCCCATGCTTCGCATCGGCGAGCCTTCGGAGATTGCCGGCGTCGCTGCGTTCCTGGCGTCCGCGGATGCAAGCTATGTGACCGGCCAGACGATCTATGCCGACGGTGGCCGTCTGCCGCTTAACTACACGGTTGCGGTGCCCGACGAGGACTAA
- a CDS encoding propionyl-CoA synthetase, translating to MASRYAETYQSWKNAPHRFWKEAAEEIDWFKTGDEVFDGSSGQYGGWFPDWECNTCYNCLDRHVDGGRADQPALIYDSPITGAAATYTYKELLDRVQAMSAVLADHGIGKGDRVIIYMPMIPEAAMAMLACARLGAIHSVVFGGFAAHELATRIDDATPKAIIAASCGIEPGRTIAYKPLIDSAIDQSSHKPDACFVFQREQQAADLMDGRDHDLGALMDAAQSAGRTVDCATVKATDPLYILYTSGTTGQPKGVVRDNGGHMVALKWSMSNLYDIKPGEVFWAASDVGWVVGHSYIVYAPLLHGCTTIVFEGKPVGTPDAGVFWRVISEHNVVSLFTAPTAFRAIRKEDPDGKLMGKYDLSKFRALFLAGERADPDTVNWAAEQLQVPIVDHWWQTETGWCIVGNPLGLGQLPVKPGSPTVPMPGYDVQILDDAGHPLSANTLGNIVIKLPLPPGCLPTLWNAEKRFHDAYLAEFPGYYKTSDAGVIDDDGYLSIMSRTDDIINVAGHRLSTGAMEEVLATHPAVAECAVIGIADQLKGQLPCGFVVLKAGVNQPHDEIEAELVKLVRNQIGPVAAFKLAITVERLPKTRSGKILRGTMRQIADGESYRMPATIDDPAILDEIFGAMKDRGLGGPT from the coding sequence ATGGCAAGCCGGTATGCTGAAACCTATCAGTCCTGGAAGAATGCACCTCACAGGTTCTGGAAAGAAGCGGCCGAGGAAATCGACTGGTTCAAGACCGGGGACGAGGTATTCGACGGCAGTTCCGGCCAGTATGGCGGCTGGTTTCCCGATTGGGAGTGCAACACCTGTTACAATTGCCTTGACCGTCATGTGGACGGCGGGCGGGCCGATCAGCCGGCCCTGATCTACGACAGCCCGATCACGGGTGCGGCCGCAACCTACACCTATAAGGAGCTGCTGGACAGGGTGCAGGCCATGTCGGCGGTTCTGGCTGATCACGGCATCGGCAAGGGAGACCGGGTGATCATCTACATGCCGATGATCCCGGAAGCGGCGATGGCGATGCTTGCCTGCGCGCGGCTCGGCGCGATCCATTCCGTCGTCTTCGGCGGTTTCGCCGCCCATGAACTGGCCACCCGGATCGATGACGCCACTCCCAAGGCGATCATCGCGGCATCCTGCGGTATCGAGCCGGGACGTACCATCGCCTACAAGCCGTTGATCGATTCGGCGATCGACCAGTCCTCCCACAAGCCGGACGCCTGTTTCGTCTTCCAGCGCGAACAGCAGGCAGCGGATCTGATGGACGGCCGCGATCATGATCTCGGCGCGCTGATGGATGCGGCTCAATCGGCCGGTCGCACGGTCGACTGCGCCACGGTGAAGGCGACCGATCCGCTCTACATTCTCTACACGTCCGGCACGACCGGCCAGCCCAAGGGTGTCGTGCGCGACAACGGCGGCCATATGGTCGCGTTGAAGTGGTCGATGTCCAATCTTTACGACATCAAGCCGGGCGAGGTGTTCTGGGCCGCGTCCGACGTCGGTTGGGTGGTAGGCCACTCCTATATCGTCTATGCCCCGCTGCTGCATGGCTGCACGACCATCGTATTCGAGGGCAAGCCGGTCGGCACGCCCGATGCAGGCGTCTTCTGGCGGGTGATTTCCGAACACAACGTTGTGTCGCTCTTCACCGCGCCGACCGCCTTCCGCGCGATCCGCAAGGAGGATCCGGACGGCAAGCTGATGGGCAAGTATGACCTGTCGAAATTCCGGGCCCTGTTCCTGGCCGGCGAACGGGCCGATCCGGATACGGTCAACTGGGCGGCGGAGCAGCTTCAGGTGCCGATCGTCGATCACTGGTGGCAGACGGAAACCGGCTGGTGCATTGTCGGCAATCCACTTGGGCTCGGTCAGCTGCCGGTCAAGCCGGGGTCGCCGACGGTTCCCATGCCCGGCTACGATGTCCAGATCCTGGACGATGCGGGCCATCCGCTGTCGGCTAACACGCTCGGCAACATCGTGATCAAGCTGCCGCTGCCGCCGGGATGCCTGCCCACGCTATGGAACGCGGAAAAGCGGTTCCACGATGCTTATCTTGCCGAGTTTCCCGGCTACTACAAAACCTCCGACGCCGGGGTCATCGACGACGACGGGTACCTGTCGATCATGTCGCGCACGGATGACATCATCAATGTTGCGGGTCACAGGCTTTCCACCGGCGCGATGGAAGAGGTGCTCGCCACCCATCCGGCCGTGGCCGAATGCGCGGTGATCGGCATCGCCGACCAGTTGAAGGGTCAACTGCCCTGCGGCTTTGTCGTGCTGAAGGCGGGCGTCAATCAGCCGCATGATGAGATCGAGGCGGAGCTGGTCAAGCTGGTCCGTAACCAGATCGGTCCGGTGGCGGCGTTCAAACTGGCGATCACGGTGGAGCGCCTTCCCAAGACCCGGTCCGGCAAGATCCTGCGCGGGACCATGCGCCAGATCGCCGACGGGGAGAGCTACAGGATGCCGGCCACCATCGATGATCCGGCCATCCTCGATGAAATCTTCGGGGCAATGAAGGATCGCGGTCTCGGCGGTCCCACCTGA
- a CDS encoding sulfite exporter TauE/SafE family protein: MHPISDPLFYAAAIPAIFLVGMSKGGFGGTLAMLGVPLMALVISPIQGAGIMLPILIVMDAVALFAYRGTFDRQSLIILMPAGIAGIGIGWATAAYVHEEFITLMVGVISLLFVANYLYKGKRAHVPAEHNRPKGYFWGAVSGFTSFVSHTGGPPYQLYMVPLRLTPTLFAGTGAIYFATLNFLKLIPYFMLGQFDTTNLTTSAVLLPIAPVATMTGVWLVRVVNPAFFYRIIYVLMGVIGVKLVYDGIGMYLS; the protein is encoded by the coding sequence ATGCACCCCATTTCAGACCCGCTGTTTTATGCCGCCGCCATTCCGGCAATCTTTCTTGTCGGGATGTCGAAAGGCGGCTTCGGCGGGACGCTCGCCATGCTCGGCGTTCCGCTGATGGCGCTGGTGATTTCCCCGATCCAGGGGGCCGGCATCATGCTGCCCATCCTGATCGTCATGGATGCGGTGGCGCTGTTTGCCTACCGGGGAACCTTCGACCGCCAGAGCCTGATAATCCTCATGCCCGCCGGCATTGCCGGGATCGGCATCGGCTGGGCCACCGCCGCTTATGTCCATGAGGAATTCATCACCCTGATGGTCGGTGTCATCTCCCTGCTTTTCGTGGCCAATTACCTGTACAAGGGAAAGCGGGCGCATGTCCCTGCCGAGCACAACAGGCCCAAGGGATATTTCTGGGGAGCCGTTTCCGGCTTCACCAGCTTCGTCAGCCATACCGGCGGCCCGCCCTACCAGCTCTACATGGTGCCGCTCCGGCTGACGCCGACGCTCTTCGCCGGAACGGGGGCGATCTATTTCGCCACCCTGAATTTCCTGAAACTGATCCCCTATTTCATGCTCGGGCAATTCGACACGACCAATCTGACGACCTCGGCTGTCCTGTTGCCGATCGCACCGGTCGCCACAATGACTGGCGTCTGGCTGGTCAGGGTCGTGAACCCGGCCTTCTTTTACCGGATTATCTACGTGCTTATGGGCGTCATCGGCGTGAAGCTGGTTTATGACGGCATCGGCATGTACCTGTCCTGA
- a CDS encoding acyl-CoA synthetase, with translation MDASTSPFSVGLDKNTANFAPLSPLSFLNRAADIFPDHIAVVHGSQRLDYKTLYSRCRQLGSALSRLGIGKDDTVTVMLSNVPPMIEAHYGVPMTKAVLHSLNTRLDAAIIAFQLDHANTKVLITDREYAPVMKEALALAKVKPVVIDYSDPVFPQDGERLGTLDYDDFVASGDPDYAWSLPDDEWDAISLNYTSGTTGNPKGVVYHHRGAYLLAQANILTASMAKHPVYLWTLPMFHCNGWCFPWSLSVVAGTHVCLRWVRPKAMWDLIADEEVTHLCGAPIIMSTLLNAATADKRDLDRVVEFFTAAAPPPESVLAAMKDAGFNVTHLYGLTEVYGPAVVNEWKGEWDALTGAEQATKKARQGVRYVALEGLTVLDPNTMEPVPADGRTIGEVMFKGNVVMKGYLKNPEATAEAFAGGWFHSGDLGVLHPDGYIQLKDRSKDIIISGGENISSIEVEDVLYKHPDIQAAAVVAKPDEKWGETPCAFVELRESATVTEEDIIAFAREHLAGFKAPRTIVFCELPKTSTGKIQKFALREQAKAL, from the coding sequence ATGGACGCCAGCACAAGCCCATTTTCTGTAGGGCTCGACAAGAATACCGCCAACTTCGCACCGCTCAGCCCATTGAGCTTTCTCAACCGGGCGGCGGACATTTTTCCCGACCACATCGCCGTCGTCCACGGCTCCCAGAGGCTGGATTACAAGACCCTTTACAGCCGCTGCCGTCAGCTTGGGTCAGCCTTGAGCCGACTCGGCATCGGCAAGGACGATACGGTCACCGTCATGCTGTCCAACGTGCCGCCGATGATCGAGGCGCACTATGGCGTCCCCATGACCAAGGCCGTGCTGCATTCGCTCAACACCCGCCTGGATGCCGCCATCATCGCCTTCCAGCTCGATCATGCAAACACGAAGGTCCTGATCACCGACCGGGAATATGCCCCGGTGATGAAGGAAGCGCTGGCACTTGCCAAGGTGAAACCGGTGGTGATCGACTATTCCGATCCCGTTTTCCCGCAGGACGGCGAGCGGCTCGGCACGCTCGACTATGACGACTTCGTCGCAAGCGGCGATCCGGACTATGCCTGGTCCCTGCCCGACGACGAATGGGACGCCATTTCCCTGAACTACACCTCCGGCACGACCGGCAATCCGAAGGGCGTCGTCTATCATCATCGCGGCGCCTATCTGCTTGCCCAGGCGAACATCCTGACCGCCTCCATGGCCAAGCACCCGGTCTATCTCTGGACCCTGCCGATGTTCCATTGCAACGGCTGGTGTTTTCCCTGGTCGCTGTCGGTCGTCGCCGGCACCCATGTCTGCCTGCGCTGGGTCCGGCCCAAGGCCATGTGGGACCTGATCGCCGACGAAGAGGTGACCCACCTCTGCGGCGCGCCGATCATCATGTCGACACTTCTGAACGCTGCGACCGCAGACAAACGCGACCTCGACCGGGTGGTCGAATTCTTCACAGCCGCCGCCCCGCCGCCGGAAAGCGTGCTTGCGGCCATGAAGGACGCGGGTTTCAACGTCACCCATCTCTACGGCCTGACCGAAGTTTACGGACCCGCCGTCGTCAACGAATGGAAAGGCGAGTGGGATGCCCTGACCGGGGCCGAACAGGCAACCAAAAAGGCACGCCAGGGGGTCCGCTATGTGGCGCTGGAAGGCCTGACCGTGCTCGATCCGAACACCATGGAACCGGTTCCGGCCGATGGCCGGACGATCGGCGAGGTCATGTTCAAAGGCAATGTGGTCATGAAGGGCTATCTGAAGAACCCGGAAGCGACCGCAGAGGCGTTTGCCGGTGGCTGGTTCCATTCCGGTGACCTCGGCGTGCTGCATCCCGACGGCTATATCCAACTCAAGGACCGGTCCAAGGACATCATCATTTCCGGCGGCGAGAACATTTCCTCCATCGAAGTGGAAGACGTGCTTTACAAGCATCCGGATATCCAGGCCGCGGCCGTCGTCGCAAAGCCCGACGAAAAATGGGGCGAAACGCCTTGCGCCTTCGTGGAACTGCGCGAAAGCGCGACCGTGACCGAAGAAGACATCATCGCCTTTGCCCGCGAGCATCTGGCAGGCTTCAAGGCCCCCAGGACCATCGTCTTCTGTGAATTGCCCAAGACTTCGACCGGCAAGATCCAGAAATTCGCCCTGCGGGAACAGGCTAAAGCCCTGTAA
- a CDS encoding DUF465 domain-containing protein, with the protein MSMQSHLAELERRHAALERKIESALHHPSTDSLELTDMKRQKLKLKDEIERIRKDETLH; encoded by the coding sequence ATGTCGATGCAGTCGCATCTAGCAGAACTTGAGCGCCGTCACGCTGCGCTGGAACGCAAGATCGAAAGTGCTCTCCATCATCCGAGTACGGACTCCCTGGAATTGACCGATATGAAACGACAAAAGCTCAAGCTCAAGGACGAGATCGAGCGAATACGAAAAGATGAAACGCTTCACTGA